atttgatggtaggtttagaataaaactttaaccttttgaatgtaatattttaacaCTTCACAGATGTCATGTGACGAAAATTGGGACAGATCTACTAAATGCCTTCCGGTTTCCAGAGCTTGACACAGAATTGCGATTTTTGCCTTGCTGCCACTGACTCGGTAAATTCccttgaagagaaaagaaaaacagaatgcaaTATTTTACTTTAGTACAAAGGGCTAAATGCAGACATGTAGACAGAGTTGATGTATCtacttcaatttttattagtatttaaaaattacaagttgaaGTTAAATCAATTAaccttttccaaataaatgtgaataaatttagTTATTACAAATGGAGAGTGCTGATTTTCTGAAagtctctttttcattaaaacaaatcacaaaggcatttatgtttttagagtTTTAGGAGTAAACAACATACTTGTAAACACAAGGCagtcttttcaatttctaaagTACACATTTTGATGATGAAAGGAATGCCATCTGGCTCCTTTTTGGCAACACAGGACAATTCTTCTCCAAATAAATGCATTTTCCCCTGCAGTTTCTGATGTCCGCAAACGATGGTTAAGTTTGCCATGCATTTTTTATGGCAGACTATAAGACACTacaagaaaatgatatttgaaaactTATTGACTCACCTTAAAATTATTCACAACTAGGAAATTATAGGCAGACTAATAACGACCAAAATAAGTTTAAAAGTACTACTTGTGGTTTGTGAATTGCATTTAACagcaaaacaaagtagaaaactacagaaataaactgtgggactttattaaaaatgtattggcaagccaggtgtgatggcatatGCCCAtgattccagctacttgagagttgaaacaggaatttcacaagttgaaggccagaccAATCTAGCAAGAACCcatttcaaaacacaattttaagaaagggtggatgggctggggatgtggctcaagcggtaatgcgcttgcctggtgTGCGCAGGGtgatgggttcgatcctcaacactacataaaattaaaaaaaagatgttgtgtccacagaaaactgaaaaataaatattaaaatttctctctctctctgtctctctctctctctctctttctctctttcttctttctgtctctctaaaaatatggcatgtgcaagaccctgacaacatattcatatgtgtgtttgtgtgtggacacacacatctccaaataagtaaaatcataacaaaaaagtatatagcaaaagaaaaaaattgtgattcCAAAAAGATCTTACCTCTTCGCATTTAAAACCTCGAAATATGACAATGCGTTCACAGATTCTACATCTTCCAGGAAATTTCCATCTTCTGAACTTATGGGTGGTAGCTGCTTTTGCCATTAGTGATTGCTGAAATGTTCCAAGGGAGCAGGGTCCTAACAGCAGAAATGTTCGTGTGTAAGAaggtaaaatgacaaaaacatacaCCACATGATATTGtacttggaataatttttagactttgaaattttctatatattacaaaaagctattattttgcatttctaacatacTTTCAGTAGGTGGAATTGTCTATTCCAAGCTTGGttctctgccctcagggtggtgtAGGTAACCAGTGTGAGAAGACTGAAGCTCTCCCTCTCTTGTCTGGGCTTCCCTAATcttggtctctctgagttgctcctGGATGTtagccccctcccctctcttgctTATCAGGTCTCAGCTGGGGGACCTCAGGCCCTCCACCTTAGGATCGCACCAGGTGGGCAACGTCCTGGTGGCACTGCGCTCTTGTTCAACTGAGAGCTGATTTTGTGCTGATAGTGTCTATACAGAGTTATCACAGCTGGGGGAGGGGATTTGGAACCCAGGTACCTGTGCAGTCACAGATCTGGCTGGTAACCACACCCACCAAAGATGGTGAGAAAGGTGGAGACAGTCCTTTTCCCAGtcggggtgtctggtgaggtggtgGGAGCTGGGATGTCCTCGTGCTCTGCCTAGAATGTGGTCTGGGGACCTGCGTGGGAGCAGAGCGTCCTCAGGAGTTCTGCCACCCCAATGAGGTGCTGAGTTGGTGTCTCTGCTCCCCCCTTGAGAGTCACACCTGTGCTCAAACTGTGGGCTTTGGACTCTCACCTGAACAAGGAGGCTCTGAGTTCTGCTTGGTGTTCGCAGCTCTGGTGGATTCTGCGAAAATCTGTTGGATGGAGTCCTGTCACATGCACTGAGAGGTTGTGTTCCCTCAAGGCAAGTCCCCGCCTGAGCAGGAGAAGCCACCTGATAGCTTTCTCTGATTCaggcacagagcagccagaaacaggATCTCCTCTACTCTGCCACCTTGGATCCCAGGCAACCGATTTCTGACAGAGATGCCAGAGTAATTCCGTGGACTTTCAATAAATGCTGCTGAAATAAAAGATATCCATAATGAACCTCAACCCTTATTTCAGTCACCTCTAAAATGAACAGGAACCACACATCTAAACATACAACCTAACACTATCCGTCTTTGAATTCAGGGTTATGAAGGGCAGCtgcctatttttataaataaaggatGTTTTGGGAACACAGCCATGTTGTTGTATTGTGTATAATTGCTTTTAAGgattattaattataatgcaaGTAGAGATAAAAGACTGTTCAGGTGTTGATaatttttgaaactgaggttGTATACACAGAGTTCAAATACTGTTTGGCCTACTTCATGCATGTTtgaaatttcccataataaaaacttgttttggtttttgtagtCTACCTTCAGATCTACTCTGGGCTATCTCAAGATCATCCCCATAAGCTCCATCACtctccttctcatttctctgcaGCAAGGCTCAACCAAGCCTAGAGTCCCCTGAATGTCCTGTGCAAGCCAGCCATTCATTCTAACATGCTAAGCACAAATGTATCATCATGGTGGTACTCAATGaatattagagaaatatattATAAGTAACATTATGGAAGGTTCTGTGTGCATACACCCTGAAGTTGAAACTGAACTTACCCTTCCCTATCACTTCTATAAACATGTTAATTAGCTCCTACTTCTTCCTTTCAAAGGAAGACTATGGGGCtagagtgtagttcagtggtagagtgcttgcctagcatgcctgaagccctg
This region of Ictidomys tridecemlineatus isolate mIctTri1 chromosome 11, mIctTri1.hap1, whole genome shotgun sequence genomic DNA includes:
- the LOC144368457 gene encoding rho GTPase-activating protein 29-like, whose amino-acid sequence is MAKAATTHKFRRWKFPGRCRICERIVIFRGFKCEECLIVCHKKCMANLTIVCGHQKLQGKMHLFGEELSCVAKKEPDGIPFIIKMCTLEIEKTALCLQGIYRVSGSKAKIAILCQALETGRHLVDLSQFSSHDICEVLKYYIQKVKVLF